A window of Roseburia hominis A2-183 genomic DNA:
TTTTTTATCCGGACATCCCGCTCCACAAATCCGTGCTCTACCGTGTATACAAGTGCATTCTTAATTCTCATCTTAAATCCCCCATTTCCCTCTGACTTTACCTCTATAATGGTGACATGGAAAGCGCTGCCTCATCGCAGACAACCGTCACATCCGGATGCATCTGCAGGATGGATGCCGGCACTTCCGGCGTCACCGGTCCGAAGAACGCGCGTGAGACGATATCTGCTTTGCTCTCTCCCGAGACAACCACCAGAATCTTTTTTGCCTGCATGATCGTTCTTATTCCCATAGTATATGCCTGCTTGGGCACTTCGTCAATAGAGGTAAAAAAACGTGCATTAGCCCGAATGGTACTCTCTGCCAGATCCACCAGATGTGTCTCCTTCTCGAACGCTGCACCCGGCTCATTAAATCCGATATGTCCGTTATTCCCCAGCCCCAAAAGCTGTAAATCGATTCCGCCGAGCGACTTTATGATCTGCTCATGCTTCGCGCAGGCATCTGCCGCGTC
This region includes:
- the nagB gene encoding glucosamine-6-phosphate deaminase produces the protein MNIIRAKDYQDMSRKAANIISAQIIMKPDCVLGLATGSTPVGTYRQLIEWYEKGDLDFSRVSTVNLDEYRGLAHTDPQSYYYFMQENLFDHVNIDKTATHVPDGTNPDAADACAKHEQIIKSLGGIDLQLLGLGNNGHIGFNEPGAAFEKETHLVDLAESTIRANARFFTSIDEVPKQAYTMGIRTIMQAKKILVVVSGESKADIVSRAFFGPVTPEVPASILQMHPDVTVVCDEAALSMSPL